The Hippoglossus hippoglossus isolate fHipHip1 chromosome 24, fHipHip1.pri, whole genome shotgun sequence genomic interval TGAAGCGCTGGCTGGTACCTGAGGTAATATCAATACTGTGTCTGTCCTCTTCCAATCTTCTTATCTTTTCCTCCAGTTCACTTTGCACAgtgtcaaacagcagcagtttctcactctggaagacagaaagaaagtcagcagagaggtcatcacatcacatcacaacacaccactcCAGAAGCAGGAGCAGGAACGGGGTTGAATCTAATCCAGGCAGTGcaggggcctgtactacgaagcaagTTCAACAATCCACTCTCAcaggatcctctaagaacagTGATGTCATGATTCAATGGAATTGATGGGCGGATCATTTATACTGATTGCTCTCTTATCTCCATCTTAACCTcctctggagcaggttagccaaAAGTTACCATGGTTGATTTACCCCGATAAGAAGTGAACAGGCTTCGACTGAAAACCCTGACGTAAACCTGAAGTTCCCCTAATAACcgcaaatcctgcttcgtagtacaggcctCAGATGAGGCAAAAACCCAAAACGTCCAAAACTACAGTGGATTTCCTGCTTTGTTCAGGTAATCGTCTGTtgaataaaatctatttttaaagaGGTGCCTCACTGGCTCTACCGTTGGCCTCTCACCTCCCAGTGTTGGCAGGCTGCCTGGATCTCACACTCGTACTTATTCTTCACCGAATCCAAACACAGCTCCCTGTAGATCCCTGCAACACACAATGATGGGAAATCAATCCGAGGCAACCGACAGGAAAGAACAATTCGGTTTAATTCAAACAACTATAGTCTTTAATTTGCACAGAGACAAATGGAgttaaatattcaaatcaaacactgacatttaatcAGGTGTTAAATCCTGTTCTGCTTCCTAAGTCCAGAAATTTTCCAGAAACTTCtacagaggggctgtatgtgagcaCGCAGATGTGCAGTCAGTTGCTCCAGCCATTTTGtaaatttttacttttacaaaaaGTGAGCCGAGTGAGCCCATTTGAGAATTTCCTGAAAATTTGCAGCaagcgagtggacgtgttgatgacattcTAACACGCTGTAGacatgaaactggaagaatacaaatatctcaaaatgtaaaaaaggtgtcatacacatagaagataCAGAAGAAGACATCAACTTGGAAAGGCAATGAGTTCGGAGAGCTTTTGGTTATGAGGGCCAacgccagtgtcgatgtgctgtaaacaaatacatgtgtttTCAATGGCAGACTTTATACGTcgtgtccggcctcctgcatGCTCCATTCCTCGCCCGTATGTgatggacattttcctgctgtcgTGAACGTgtcggacaatctcctgctgcgttcttcaaatgtgaaaggccAAGTCCAGAAAACGTCCGGACCGATTTTTCCGTCAAAGTTCATGTCCGAGTACGAGTTTGGACTCACCAGCCACTTTAGTCCTGATCTGCATGTTCTCCTGCAGGTTGGCTAAAGGCTCCAGGTACTCTTGGGCACAGCCAGCCATTACCTCCTGCAGCTTGATGTCCACCTGGCTCAGACGCTCCTTGTACAACCTAAGCAgcaaacaattataataataataataacacagcagcaacacacagagCAATTCAGGAGCTTGAACTTGATTATTACTATTGTGACATtactgagtccagcagcagtggGGAGCTGGTAGAAAtggtactttttattttttcttgagTACTTTTTAATCTTTGAGTACTTTTCAGAGCCTGTACTTTTATGCTTTTACTTGAGAAAACAGGTTGAATCAGTACTTCTACTTTTACCTGAGTCCTTTTTAACACAAttatctgtacttctacttgagtaaagaatgtgAGTACTTCTGCCACCTCTGCTCACTTCTGAGGAACAGAACGCTGTGACCATCAAGTACAACAGGcgagtttgacattttaaaagcaaaagaCTATTTCAAATATCACTTCGAACTTACACAAATCTTTGATGTTAATGTTATCGTGGTGATGATAAGGATTGATCTGAAGAATACTTGTGGAAGAGGACCTAAAGCAGTCATATGTACGTTGGCCGAGAGCGCAAGGCACTgccaagaaagaaaacacatgcaaatagaagaAACAACATGcactgcaaaaagtcacaacacatgcaaatacgGAAACACGCTGCAAATAGCGAAAActgaagtgtttccaggggaccaaaaaaagtgatgaacctggctgtggTTCAATGCTTTATGAAGTTCCATCCCCACTGACaagtagcagacttcaataactttacaaagcattgaactacagccaggttcatcacctttttgggtcccctggaaacatttccattgGAATGGTCCAACTGATGAAGtggttttcttaatttgcagtgcgttgatctctctcggccaccgtacaCAGATGAGCAGCAGGTCAGAGTCTGCTCCACGTCACAGTAAGAGATGCATTTGTGTATGTTGTGAGTTCGGGACGGACAGTTCCAGGTGTTAATGGGGACAGCATGTGGAGGAACTTACTGCTCCTTCAGGTCAGTGAACTGTTTCTCCAGCGTGGTCATCTCATCCAGAcactccatcctcctcctctcacagtccTCATCATCCATCTCTGTTTACaggaggacatgacagctcctcgtCAACAACACTGCACCACCTGCACTCCCTGGTCAGCATGTCAGGTCATTTTCAACAGCACAACCAGTGTAACATTGTAACTGcgtgttggtgtttattgaggcctgttgttgttgttttcctacCGGAGCTGTCTCCATCTTCGGACACGGAGGAGCTCACTGTGTCCTCCTCGTCCGTGCTGCTGCCGTCCTGCTCCGGGTAGTCCACCTCCATCTCCTCGTGgttactttctttcttctcccgAATGTGAACCGGCATGGCGGCGGACAGAAGAGCCGGTGTTGACGGGCTGGCGCCGCTGTTCGTTGATGTTAGCCCAcggtgaaaaaagagaaatatggcCCAGACAGCTAACCGGTTAGCTAGCCCGCATCTACACCAGCTGGAAGTGCAAACATGGCCACCGCCGACCAATGAGAGGAGGCTTTACTGAGTTTGTCCAATCAGAAGCTGATAAGGGTCACTGGAGGGTTTCAGGGATTTGTAGTTTGTTAAACTTTCACCAGAACCCGACAGCTACTGTATGAGCaggtatttaaatataatgatgTACTTTTACCCTTGAAATTAATTATATGAAACCACTGTAAGTAAATTAAATTCatctaaaataataattaaatgaataatagttatttcattaaatttagTTAAGGTTAGTTTTTTaacttaattaaataaataaaacacattattcttcttcttcttcttcttcttcttcttcttattgtcaataatataataataaacccactgaaataaattaaaaggcCCCCTCgcaataataaagaaatagtCCAATTCTTTATACTGACTTACACACATTAGACCCTtggaataaatgaaataaacccacagaaaataaaatggaaaaaataatatacattttaatttaagtcaatatatcaaataatgtattaataataataataataataataataataataataatgaaaccTCCTGAAATACAGTTAAAAGACCCCCTTcacaataaatacagaaataaatgtaattgagtAATTAAGAATaacacaatgaaagaaaagcagTTGTGATTAAAGAATATTGACCTAATTGTAAAAATGattataaaagttttattttattattattacctaggccaaggtggttatgttgtcatccgtgtttgtttgtttattagtgagcaggattatgcaaaaactaactcaactgatttccatgaaattttgttgCAGATCTTGATTGGGGAGCggatcaaatacattttcttcacCTTCATTAGCGTTGTTAGATGGGGTATTTCTCAACACTATTaattcctcagagaataatttatggattttgataataaaatcaaacatgtaacttatatctatgaatgtgtgcaattggatgctgatccaaataaaaatcccgGTGGTATGCAGTCcactgccattctagttatgttccatgttttttcccctcttggTTGTTTGCAATAATCTAATATTGACTGCCATTGTTTTTGAGAAACTCTTATTCCTGTGGGACATTTTCATTGCGTGTTGTCAGTGTCAGTCTCAGTGAGGCTACTTGGAGGCAGACAGGAGAACCCTTACAGAGATTCTACCCAGCACAGCTGCAGGGGATCTGGTACAAAGGTGCTGGAGGGCCTCTGATACCTGAGTGGAAGATCATTCCAGCACCCTGGGGGGCCAGAGCTGTGACAGCCTGCTGCTCATCTCTCACTCACCTGGGTGACAGTGATGGACAGACTGAGCAGTGGGTGGAGGTGTGAGCCGTGGTGTTGTCTACCAGCCGgatgacaaacaaaacactatATGGCACAAAATCATTGTGTTGTGGTTGGCAGTGTACATGTTCTAGTGCATTGTATCCCACTGACAAGATCCTAAGATCTGCAATTCATGCTTTGACCTCAGGATGGCGATAAAGACATTTGACGGGAGGGCAAACAGTATGTGtgttaaaaaagtaaaatattccTGAAGAGTATGACCTGCGCTGCTATTGAAACAGGAAGAGTTCAGAgtcattattaaataaaatagagaTTTTAGAATAATCAAAGGAacgtgatttaaaaaagaacataaatTATGAGCCTGAATTTGAATAACTATATATATCACTATTTGAGTTATGTATCTGTAAAGAATAAGGTGAGCATGAAGCATGAACTACTttaattctttcattttttattttgtgagtcATAGGTTGACAGAACAAACAGAGGGGCCCCTCCAACctcacacaaatgcaaaactgCACATGAGGATATTAAACTGAGAGATTGTGCTCAGTTGATTTGTGGTTTGTCTTGTAGCATCACTGTTTCCGTGGTGTGTAGCACGCTTCTGTAAGTGTGTCAGGAAACTTTGCCGGTCTAATTTCAGTTCAGGGTGCAGTACGTTGTGCTATGGCAGAAAATCTGAGCtgtttttgtggtttatttcataatattaaactttttctctttgtctcacGCGGTCCAGAGCGGAGACGAGCTGACACAATGGACAATCAATAAAGCTGCGCACGAAGGGCTGATGGAGAGACTGAGGAATGAGAAGTAATCCAAACAGAGAACCACAGTTTATGGTTTACTGCACATTCTCTCATTACTTGTAGCTGAAGTCTCTGCAGCCCAGATACATTTCTTGGTACAATATCATTTGCCTTGTTTTAACTGCATGAACACTCGCATGACAGTCAGCGCTCTGACATGTAATCAATGTAAATCTGTGACCTCAAACCACACTTGCTAGCACAGACTGTGTCTCCAAGTCTTTCCCCCTCTGATATGATTTTAGGCCTCTGCTTTCAGTCTCATCTGGTGAGCTCATTTGAGAGTTCTAAGAATTGAGTTGATCTATCGTTCCCTATAAAACCTGATGGTCATATTATTGACTAAACGTTACAATAACAGATGAAGATACAGGGGAAGGCTTGTCATCTAAATTACAATTAAACAACTTGAAGTGTGTCTCTGTAATGCTTTTATCTTACTTTGTTTAAAGTTCATCAAATCACTCCTACATCTCCTGCTTGTTCAATATGCAGCGGCAAGTATTTGAATTTGAGCCAAGCAAGGCCTTTTTGTAAATCCCCAACATTAGCATTCTGCTTACCACTCTAAAATCACACTGAAATTTTCATGATCGTGTTTAAACCCATTTCACTTTTGCATCACAGAGCCCTTGATTTCACATGCAGGTATGCACAGCCTGACATCTCCCAGCCTTTAAGGCTCATCAATACATAATTGTCTTTAAAGCGAGGTCCTTAAATGCATATAAGCGCTTTAAGGTTAGCTTGAAAGGAAATTCCAGATTGAGGAACGCTCTTATTTGCCCTCTAAGCACAGGTTAGGTGGGAAGACTGAttccactctcatgtctgtatgGTAAATATGAAGCGATAGAGCCAACAGATATAATAATtaacttaaaattaaaaaagaaacagctgatGTTGCTCACTCCAAAGCAAATCCACCTACCAGCACCTCTAACGCTCACTAAGTAACATGTTATACTGAGTTTGTGTAATCTGTATAAAACCCCAAATTGTATCATGCTGGAGTCTTTTCTTGGCTGAGCTCAGTCCTACACTCTGTGATGATCGTGTTGGCAACCTCATGGTGATGACAATAAACCTCAATCTTTTGCTCTCTTCACATTCTTTGTCCCTTTGGGGTCTTCATGTcgggcggctgtggctcgggaggtagagcgggtcgtccacgaCTGCTGTACTGGCAGTGCGTGAGAgatgtgtgaaagagagagtgctgcacagagatgcactgtataGCCATTGCCAGACATGGATCAGGATCCTGactttctctttcactcatgaacaaagcagcaggcgtgagtggtcatcaagatgAGAAAAGCgcgatataaatacagaccatttatcatttatgtTGAACTGAGAGTGGTATTCATGTCCGAAACTAAATTTCATCTAAATCTCTGAGACGAATATCAAATATCTAATAAAACTTGCcaataaaactcaaaatgtcTGCATGGCTAGacaccactttttttttatagatctATTGAACTGAGcctataatgtgttttaatgctgCTGTAAGACAACAATTCTGAACCTGACCGGGACACTAGGGTCTTGGGAGATGGCTGCTGGCAGTAGGGCAGTAGGACAGCAGTTCATATTAACCCctttgtatgtgtctgtgtcggtgtgtgtctgtgtgcgtatCACCGTGGGAATGCCTGGGGAGGGAAATAAAGGTATTACCCCTTCTGCGAAAAACACCCACGCTTCCCCGAAAAATTATGCATTTGCGCATTCAGCGCGAAACTGACTCGACAGAGGGGAGCATCTCAGAGACGTTCACCTCAGCTTGAAAGTTTCAATCAGTGAGTCTCTGATGTCTTCAGTCAGTAAAACAGGTAGAAACTCAACTTTCCCACTATTCAAACCATCATGACCATTAGATGACATTATGAAAGGGAACCATTCTTATTTTACAGGTGTGGGAACCTGTTTGAATAGATCTTCCTTGTTCTTTTTGTGATTCACCTAATGGGGTTGATTAATAATCTTGGACTATCTTCAGCTATTAAAATCATATCATAGCACATGAAGGTTACACAAGATCTTTTCATAAAGCACGGTTGTGATGAGGTGTCTCAAAGAAACAATCTGACTCATGTCATTAAACAGCAAACATGCCCACCCATTATTCAATACAAGACGTGGAGAACAGCCATGTGTGAGGTTGTCATACTAAAATACTCCTCTTTACACAAAGCCACGCACTGTGAAAACATGGCGTGGGTGTCGTTTGTGTAAACTGGGCCTAGAAGTGCTGTGTCACTGGGCCCACACGAGCCATGGATGAGTGTCAAGGTAAAGGTCCACTGAGTGATTACTGTAATAATGGAGCATCAGCTTCCTCCTGAAACAGGAGGTGGATTTCCTACCAGGAATTGGATAAAATGATGACGCCATTATCTCTGTATGTTAATTTTGGAGCCAGAGCTAAGAGGCTATTTGCTTAATTTAGCATAAAGACCAAGCCTGGCTCTGTGCGAAGTAAATTGCAGTAAAATGTCACGATAAACATATCACATTACTTTTGATTAATttgtacacaaacaaatacGGATGAGGAACACATGTGCCTGTACCATATAGtgcacataaagatggatgactctctcctctttctcctatgaatgctgccatcttgcacatttgacCCCAGTTcatcaaatgactaattaaaaccaaacttacagcAAAAATGAACACGATTGAaacactggcttcacttttctcGTCATATCCATTTTTACATGCTGACTATGGTATGTACCCTAGTTATGGAACCAGAGTCACACGTTATTACTGTAACTTAACCTCAAAACAGGAAGCGAGGAGAAACCCTACTGTGTCCAATGTTAAAAATATGTGTAACTACACCTCTATAGCTCACTAATTATCATGTATCTCTGTTTGTGTACTAAATAAATGACCGTTTTTAATTACAAAGCTTTAAGTGTGCTAAAAtcactgtgccccccccccccccaccaccctaCAGACATGATAGAGGTGTCGCTCTTCTCATGTCTCAGCATGAAAGTGAAAAAGCGCAgcttccaaaatgtcaaactattcctttaggTGTAAACATTCTGTCCAGAAATTACGTTTGCGTCTCACTTTCACAAATTAGCCATGCATGATGCAATTTCAGTATTAGTAGTTTATTCGACGTCACCCCCTCCTTTTCCCCTGACTTCTAATTCAACGGTATTTTACCTCATGCTAACCTAAAGCACCAAATGTAGGCATCCATTACTCTGACATAAAATGTTTGTAGCTGTTATTGTtaattatttctattattattagagTGGCTAACCATGAtacttttacaaaacaaatgttttgttatttttttaattcctaTAAATTAATACTGTTTATAGGAcaggtttattttgtattttggaaATATATTGTACACCATATATTGTGGTATAAATCCTGCCTTCATGATCAATTTTGAGTTTGAGAAAGGATCAATTGTTGAAACACTGATTTAACTTCCAGGTCAGGCTGTAGTTTATGGTACTATTGAATTGTATCGCATTGTACTGAGGGTCTTTTTTCACCCCATTAATATCAGTATTGGTACATtcacttttaataaaaactgaatattataaTCTTAGCAGAGTTTATTTTAGGGCGGTTGTATAAGGCATAACTTCAATGCATTAGTTTTCATTTGTAGTAGCAAATAAACTGGTAGCTAAGTTATGGCAATGTGCATCACTCGATCCGAGCTGGCGTCATTGCTCCATGTTGGTTTCCATAGTGaccacaaataaatacacaaggCAAGTGCAGGCAAGTGCACATGCAAGCCTTTACTAAAAAGTAAATCTCTAGGATGTAAAGTGGAAGTTCCAGCATTTCCCTATCATGTGACCTTATATAGACACAAGCATCTTGGcaacaggagtgaaaacacaggGCTGCAAGAACATTTTGTCCCCAGATGTCTCATTGTGATACTTGGCAGATGTGAAAGTATGTGTGGAATTCAAGGCAGGAGATGGTATGAGCCTGTAcgagggatgtgtgtgtgagacgtaCAGGAGGCTGCCCCATAGTGACATCACAGACCTGCTgggtgtgtagatgtgtgtgtgcgtctggtTTTCATATCGTAATCACAACTGAGTCTCGCCCCACAGAGGTGTGATACCTTCTCTGCTCCTGGATACTGTTGCTATGTTTTCACCAAGCCCCCATTCAAGGTGTCAACAGGCGTGATCCTGGGAATTTTATCTTAAATGTCGGGGGAGCACACGCAAGAAGCCCAGTCGCGCACTTTACCACAACTTTGTTGTGAAAGACAGAGGAGTTTCCTTTTTAAGAATTTACCTCAAAGCAACAAAGAGACAGACgcaataacaaaaaataacGAGGAAAGTCACAACACTGGCTGTGAAAAAGAAATT includes:
- the brms1lb gene encoding breast cancer metastasis-suppressor 1-like protein-A; translated protein: MPVHIREKKESNHEEMEVDYPEQDGSSTDEEDTVSSSVSEDGDSSEMDDEDCERRRMECLDEMTTLEKQFTDLKEQLYKERLSQVDIKLQEVMAGCAQEYLEPLANLQENMQIRTKVAGIYRELCLDSVKNKYECEIQAACQHWESEKLLLFDTVQSELEEKIRRLEEDRHSIDITSELWNDGLHSRKNKKKDPFCPVKKKKPVVVSGPYIVYMLQDLDILEDWTAIRKAMASLGPHRVKVDVPAVKPERHHHVARSEDGRLFYDNQWYCRGQAICINRKDEYPTSAIITTINNDEVWFKRLDGTKSKLYISQLQKGKYTIKHS